Sequence from the Pyxidicoccus xibeiensis genome:
GCAGGAGCTGGAGGAAGGCCACCGACAGCGCGGACGCGGCCAGCTCCGCGCCCACCACCTGCCGGCCCGTCAGCGGCATCGCGCGCAGCAGGTCCAGCTTCGGCAGGTCCATCCGCAGGTCCACGCGGAAGGCGCTCGGGCCCATCACCGTCATCACCACCGCCAGCGTCAGCGCCAGGGGCCCCACCACCCGCCGGGTGTCCGTGAACAGGCGCGCATCGCCCAGCAGCGCCGCGATGGCGCCCCCCAGCACGACGAACACCACGAACATCGCCACCCCGCCCCCCATCCGCCTGCGCGCGATGAGGTTCTTCCAGACGAGCGCCACCTCCGGCCGCCCGCGCGCCAGCAGCCGGAACGGCGGCCTGCGCAGCGTGAGCTTCCCCACCCGGGCCAGCTGCCCCGAGCCGCGCAGCGCCCGCGCCCGCGAGTGCGCCTCTGCCCGCACCACCGCCGTCTCCTCGAAGGGCACCTCCGCCAGCAGCACCCAGCCGTAGTGCGCGGCCAGCAGCCCCAGCACCGGCGGCAGCGCGCGCAGGAAGGCGCCCACGTCCCGGGCCAGCGCGGGCGCCACCAGCACCTGCCCGGGCCACAGCACCGCCGCCAGGCCCGGTGAGTCCAGCACCGCGCGCAGCCACGTCCGCAGCTCACGCGACGAGGAGAGGTCGTCCGGCATGGGGTGCGCCCGCAGCGCGGCCAGCCCCGCGAGCACCACCGCGGCGAGCACCAGCGCCACGGCGCCCCAGCGCACCGCCACGCCCCAGCGGCCCCGCGCGGCCAGCCGCGTGCGCATGAAGGACGCCGCCGTCGAGTGCAGGTACAGCGTCCCCAGCCCCAGGCTGCTGCCCAGGAAGAACAGCACCGGCGCGGCGCTCACCACCCGGCCGACGAACAGCGTGGCGAACAGCGCGCCCACCACCGTCCCCAGCAGCCCGCGCACCAGCTTGTAGTGCAGCAGCGCGCGCCGGGGGATGGGCGCGGGGAAGAGCTGCACCACCTCGGTCTCCGTGAAGGACAGCGACGGCCTGTCGCGCCCCAGCGCCCACGCGGCGAACACCGTCCCCAGCGCGGAGACGACCAGCGACAGCTCGGTGAACAGCCGCGCGCCCGGCGACGCCCCGCCGCCCACTCCCCGGAAGCTCAGGCCCCGCGAGAAGACGTAGGCCACGTAGGCCAGGCCCACCAAGGCCCCCAGCAGGTAGCGCGGCCGCTTCAGCCGCCGCACCTGCCGCAGCACGCGGTTGCGCCAGGAGGCCCGCCAGAGGAAGAGGACGGCGCCCGGGAAGCTCACGGAGCGCGTGTTCCCGTCCCGCTCGCGGGCAGGGCGACGTCCGCGTCCGCCGCGCTGGTGATGCGCACGAAGAGCTCCTCCAGCGACGCGCTCCCCGCGTCCGGCCCGCTGAGCCGGGAGCGGATGTCCGCCAGCGTGCCCAGCGCCACGGCCCGCCCGCCGGCAATCACCAGCAGGCGGTGGCACAGCTCCTCCACCAGCGGCAGCAGGTGCGAGGACAGCACCAGCGCGGCGCCCTCCTCCGCCCGCCGCCGCAGCGACGCCTTCATCCGGCGGATGCCGATGGGGTCCAGGCCCGTGAGCGGCTCGTCCAGCAGGATGAGCTTCGGCGAGTGCAGGAAGCCGCAGGCGATGGACAGCTTCTGCTTCATGCCCCGCGACAGCTCGCCAGGCAGCGCCTTCTCCTTGCCTGACAGCTCCATCTCCTCCAGCAGCGCCCGGCCCCGGGCCTCCCAGTCCTCCACGCCGTAGAGCCGCGCGGTGAAGTTCAGGTGCTCCCACACCGTGAGGTAGTCGAAGAAGCGCGGCTCGTCCGGGAGGAAGGCCAGCGCGCGCTTCGCCTCCACCGGCGTGCGCCCCAGGTCGTGTC
This genomic interval carries:
- a CDS encoding ABC transporter ATP-binding protein; this translates as MDSVLRVEGLEKAYGDVKAVQGLTFEVAPGEVLGLVGPNGAGKTSTLRCLAGILPPGSGRVVVAGHDLGRTPVEAKRALAFLPDEPRFFDYLTVWEHLNFTARLYGVEDWEARGRALLEEMELSGKEKALPGELSRGMKQKLSIACGFLHSPKLILLDEPLTGLDPIGIRRMKASLRRRAEEGAALVLSSHLLPLVEELCHRLLVIAGGRAVALGTLADIRSRLSGPDAGSASLEELFVRITSAADADVALPASGTGTRAP
- a CDS encoding putative ABC exporter domain-containing protein; amino-acid sequence: MSFPGAVLFLWRASWRNRVLRQVRRLKRPRYLLGALVGLAYVAYVFSRGLSFRGVGGGASPGARLFTELSLVVSALGTVFAAWALGRDRPSLSFTETEVVQLFPAPIPRRALLHYKLVRGLLGTVVGALFATLFVGRVVSAAPVLFFLGSSLGLGTLYLHSTAASFMRTRLAARGRWGVAVRWGAVALVLAAVVLAGLAALRAHPMPDDLSSSRELRTWLRAVLDSPGLAAVLWPGQVLVAPALARDVGAFLRALPPVLGLLAAHYGWVLLAEVPFEETAVVRAEAHSRARALRGSGQLARVGKLTLRRPPFRLLARGRPEVALVWKNLIARRRMGGGVAMFVVFVVLGGAIAALLGDARLFTDTRRVVGPLALTLAVVMTVMGPSAFRVDLRMDLPKLDLLRAMPLTGRQVVGAELAASALSVAFLQLLLLGVALVLGPGEEEARLGEWWWPGGVALAVFLPAVALAGLFVQNAAVVLFPAWVPPAELGERPRGLEAMGQRLLALVGTMVVTLLGLLPAAVVALLVGLPLASVLGPWVLPVAGVAAAAVLVGEVWLGVVALGRAFEGLDVSEDRPE